From Rudanella lutea DSM 19387, a single genomic window includes:
- a CDS encoding GEVED domain-containing protein produces MGTQPGLAQSGGDPPKKRPRADSVPFCGTPSLPDDQRQALERQVQFALAIKKASGQANTGITYVPIRPHILQQTNGAGGMSLSSLNNVLARTNRFYLNNGSGIQFYFCGITPDYIQNTTLYNGFPRANESSVNGRDANNALNVYFINLFDESRLLGYAYFPENTLQSTRAFIRTGGLADRYISDYILNHELGHTFNLYHTFERTYGTELVTRSTGANCSTAGDFLCDTPADPLNLPGSASDFVNGCEVYTGTATDANGETYSPQTSNIMSYYEGCNVFFTGDQYARIQGGLATRQTATTYSLNCAPTVVAAPSGVSASPLATGGILLGWQDNGTNELGYIIERSPTADGLFVPIGGVAPNSTSYRDMSVSTNSAYWYRIRPSNSTTGGISAVVSATAGATYCQPTFSVGCTDEDGLNSFTLNGVTMSSNSGCSPTGVTSFPGPAPAVTAGQAVSVAGGFLGSTFFEGVKIWADLNRNAVFDSTEVVYSTPQTVTSGFSGSLTIPASTSAGSLMLRVMVTYADIPTDPCGTYQYGEAEDYVISVTAPVCTTLISIKAGNWNDPTVWSCNRVPVAGDAVDIRHTVTVPANALVLGQKIQYSAGGKLVMTAGSRLQLAPRPPES; encoded by the coding sequence TTGGGCACACAGCCCGGTCTGGCGCAGTCGGGGGGAGACCCACCTAAAAAACGTCCCCGAGCCGATTCCGTGCCGTTTTGCGGGACGCCCTCGCTCCCCGACGACCAACGGCAGGCTCTTGAACGACAGGTTCAGTTTGCACTGGCGATCAAAAAAGCCTCCGGGCAAGCCAATACAGGCATTACATACGTGCCTATTAGACCCCACATACTTCAACAGACCAACGGGGCAGGGGGGATGAGTCTGAGTAGCCTGAACAATGTGTTGGCCCGTACAAACCGGTTTTACCTGAACAACGGTAGTGGCATCCAGTTTTATTTCTGCGGAATCACGCCCGATTATATTCAGAATACAACCCTGTACAATGGCTTTCCACGGGCCAACGAGTCGAGCGTGAATGGCCGCGATGCGAACAATGCCCTCAACGTGTATTTCATCAATCTCTTCGACGAATCACGTTTGCTGGGTTACGCTTATTTTCCGGAAAATACCCTGCAATCGACCCGTGCTTTTATTCGGACCGGGGGCCTTGCCGACCGATACATCAGCGATTATATTCTGAACCATGAGCTGGGGCACACGTTCAACCTCTACCATACCTTTGAGCGCACGTACGGCACCGAACTCGTTACCCGGAGCACAGGGGCTAACTGTAGTACAGCGGGTGATTTTTTGTGCGATACCCCCGCCGATCCGCTCAACCTGCCCGGCTCGGCGAGTGATTTTGTGAACGGCTGCGAGGTGTACACGGGGACCGCAACCGACGCGAACGGAGAAACCTATTCGCCCCAGACAAGCAACATCATGTCGTACTACGAAGGGTGTAATGTGTTTTTCACGGGCGATCAGTACGCGCGGATTCAGGGAGGGCTGGCAACCCGGCAAACGGCCACAACATACAGCCTCAACTGCGCCCCGACGGTAGTGGCTGCCCCATCGGGCGTGAGTGCCAGCCCGCTTGCTACGGGTGGTATTCTGCTGGGTTGGCAAGACAATGGCACCAACGAGCTGGGCTACATCATTGAGCGCTCACCAACTGCAGATGGCCTGTTTGTGCCCATTGGCGGAGTTGCCCCCAACAGTACCTCGTACCGCGACATGTCCGTCAGCACAAACTCGGCCTATTGGTACCGGATTCGCCCATCCAACAGCACCACTGGGGGCATTTCGGCGGTGGTGTCGGCAACAGCGGGGGCTACATACTGCCAGCCAACGTTTAGTGTCGGCTGTACCGACGAGGACGGTCTCAATAGCTTTACACTTAATGGCGTAACCATGAGCAGCAACTCGGGTTGTTCGCCCACGGGGGTAACGTCATTTCCGGGGCCCGCTCCGGCCGTGACGGCGGGTCAGGCGGTGAGTGTGGCGGGTGGGTTTTTGGGAAGTACGTTTTTTGAAGGAGTGAAGATATGGGCGGACCTCAACCGCAACGCCGTTTTCGACTCCACCGAAGTTGTCTACTCCACTCCGCAGACAGTAACCTCGGGTTTTTCGGGTAGTCTAACCATTCCGGCGAGTACATCGGCTGGCTCGCTGATGCTACGTGTGATGGTTACATACGCTGATATTCCGACCGATCCCTGTGGAACCTATCAATACGGCGAGGCCGAAGATTACGTGATCAGCGTGACAGCTCCGGTTTGTACAACGCTCATATCCATCAAAGCCGGAAACTGGAATGACCCAACGGTTTGGTCGTGCAACCGGGTGCCGGTGGCGGGCGATGCGGTTGATATTCGTCATACCGTAACTGTACCGGCCAACGCCCTGGTACTGGGTCAGAAAATACAGTATTCGGCAGGGGGGAAGCTCGTTATGACTGCTGGTAGCCGACTCCAACTGGCACCCCGCCCCCCCGAAAGCTGA
- a CDS encoding DUF2911 domain-containing protein produces the protein MTKSLWTLALVASLAGSVQAQIRTPQASPMATVSQGIGLTKATVEYSRPALKGRKMFGDQVPYGKVWRTGANMATKLTLDDEMSVNGKAVPAGSYALFTIPGQNEWTIILNKNTKAFGAFDYKEAEDVLRFTVKPEKLSTPAEYFTVEFTDFTPTTANLAMRWENVQVKFQLKQDPDAQIMAQIDAEVSKPDAKPGVFSAAANYYYDTNRDLNKARAWADKVVEADKKYWTYFLRGKIAAKQGDCKTARADAEAGLKMAQEAGDDAYIKNHKGILATCK, from the coding sequence ATGACCAAATCACTATGGACACTGGCTCTGGTAGCCAGTCTTGCCGGTAGCGTACAGGCTCAAATTCGGACTCCACAAGCCAGCCCAATGGCTACGGTTTCGCAGGGTATCGGCCTCACTAAAGCCACAGTTGAATACAGCCGCCCGGCCCTGAAAGGCCGCAAAATGTTTGGCGATCAGGTACCCTACGGCAAAGTATGGCGCACCGGGGCCAACATGGCCACCAAGCTTACCCTCGACGACGAAATGAGCGTGAACGGAAAAGCGGTACCGGCGGGTAGCTATGCCCTCTTTACCATTCCCGGCCAAAACGAGTGGACCATCATTCTGAATAAGAACACCAAGGCGTTTGGCGCGTTCGATTACAAAGAAGCTGAGGATGTGCTGCGCTTTACCGTGAAGCCCGAAAAACTGAGCACACCGGCCGAATATTTTACGGTTGAATTTACCGACTTTACACCGACTACCGCCAACCTGGCCATGCGCTGGGAAAACGTGCAGGTGAAATTCCAGCTGAAGCAGGACCCCGATGCTCAGATCATGGCCCAGATCGACGCAGAAGTAAGCAAGCCGGATGCCAAACCGGGGGTATTTTCGGCCGCGGCCAACTACTACTACGATACCAACCGTGACCTGAACAAGGCCCGCGCCTGGGCCGATAAGGTGGTTGAGGCCGACAAAAAATACTGGACATACTTCCTGCGGGGTAAGATTGCCGCCAAGCAGGGCGACTGCAAAACCGCCCGGGCCGATGCCGAGGCTGGCCTGAAAATGGCGCAGGAGGCTGGCGACGATGCGTACATTAAAAACCACAAGGGGATTTTGGCTACGTGCAAGTAA
- a CDS encoding fatty acid desaturase family protein, with protein sequence MRTLGPISDPGFVQPAYTRFDRFWLQFIKDERDLPFIYLTLRIVAVLMPMAVLLYMPFLTGWAWGVVAVLYFYLNNLVFKGPFGLMLHCTSHRPLFKPEYKNAYYFWTWVMAPLFGNTPETYYSHHLGMHHAENNVAPDESTTMPYQRDSVRSFLAYFLDFFFFGVLELLAYLRRKNRMKLLYRALLGELSFYALCIGLSFVNFPATVVVFILPFFMFRLITMLGNWTQHAFVCPTEPLNPYKNSITCINVKYNHKCWNDGYHISHHYRPGLHWTEHPAFFLKTVDKYAQNKAIVFDRLDFLGVFYNLMRKRYDVLASHVVNINGAFSSQEEIEALLRHRTQRIKDEPTIVMQPAAAVS encoded by the coding sequence ATGCGTACACTCGGCCCCATCAGCGATCCTGGATTTGTGCAGCCTGCCTACACTCGTTTCGACCGATTCTGGCTCCAATTCATCAAAGACGAGCGCGATTTACCATTTATCTATCTAACGCTCCGGATCGTGGCGGTGCTGATGCCGATGGCGGTACTCCTGTACATGCCGTTTCTGACCGGATGGGCCTGGGGCGTGGTGGCGGTGCTGTATTTTTATCTGAATAATCTGGTGTTTAAGGGCCCGTTTGGACTCATGCTGCATTGCACGAGCCACCGGCCGCTCTTCAAGCCTGAGTACAAAAACGCGTACTACTTCTGGACCTGGGTTATGGCCCCGCTCTTTGGCAATACCCCCGAAACGTATTACAGCCACCACCTGGGGATGCACCATGCCGAAAACAACGTGGCCCCCGACGAGAGTACAACGATGCCGTATCAGCGCGATAGTGTGCGGAGTTTTCTGGCTTATTTTTTGGACTTCTTCTTCTTCGGTGTGCTTGAGCTACTGGCGTACCTGCGCCGGAAAAACCGCATGAAACTGCTGTATCGGGCCTTGCTGGGCGAATTGAGTTTTTATGCCCTCTGTATCGGGTTGTCGTTTGTCAATTTCCCGGCTACGGTGGTGGTGTTTATCCTGCCTTTTTTCATGTTCCGGCTTATTACCATGCTCGGCAACTGGACCCAACACGCCTTTGTGTGCCCCACCGAACCGCTGAACCCGTACAAGAACAGCATTACCTGTATCAACGTCAAATACAACCACAAGTGCTGGAATGATGGCTACCACATCAGCCACCACTACCGGCCCGGCCTACACTGGACCGAACACCCCGCCTTTTTTCTGAAAACGGTCGATAAGTATGCTCAGAACAAAGCTATTGTGTTCGATCGGCTCGATTTTCTGGGCGTGTTTTATAACCTGATGCGCAAGCGGTACGATGTTCTGGCCAGCCACGTAGTCAACATCAACGGGGCCTTTTCGAGCCAGGAAGAAATTGAAGCGCTACTCCGCCACCGGACACAACGTATTAAAGATGAGCCCACTATCGTGATGCAGCCCGCAGCCGCGGTGTCGTAA
- a CDS encoding OmpA family protein, producing MYTITRVMALNVLSYLTEQFSPSVVDQLSQHLNETPAHVQKAVGGTLPALLGGLASRVGQGGADDIIDLLKKGTYSKETTPIDASQVVDTREETGQAVANGRTFINGILGDNAPRIAEHIAQYSGVQPASALSIMSLAGSVLMGVLGRQQHEQGLSDLNLKSLLLGQTDIVRGALPVGLSGVAGLLGLDALRTPTGGPTEVQGADHFSGTPLNPNIPKSTDGERQRENVRWLRWAMFALAALVIALIVQKCREPQNGVDGVYTDTTRRAEPDAVEDTTASTLQNIEDANGQTSDSTVPGALGIRTPVQLPGGRQINVAERSFNANLAAFMASKDRSTPRTFRFDNLTFETGSARITTDSRSNLNDLIQIMQAYPTLSIRVEGHTDNTGNGQTNQKLSLDRANAVRAALTEAGIEATRIVTQGFGSSKPVASNNTEEGRGQNRRIDVIVTKV from the coding sequence ATGTACACAATCACTCGTGTCATGGCGCTCAACGTTTTATCCTACCTCACTGAACAATTTTCGCCCTCGGTTGTCGACCAACTGAGCCAACATCTGAACGAGACCCCCGCCCACGTGCAGAAAGCAGTTGGCGGTACGTTGCCTGCCCTGTTGGGTGGTCTGGCAAGCCGGGTCGGGCAGGGCGGAGCCGATGATATAATCGATCTGCTCAAAAAGGGAACCTACAGCAAAGAAACTACGCCTATTGATGCTTCACAGGTAGTGGATACCCGCGAAGAAACGGGGCAGGCCGTAGCCAACGGCCGCACCTTCATTAATGGCATTCTGGGTGATAATGCTCCCCGTATTGCCGAACATATTGCGCAGTATAGCGGAGTACAACCGGCGTCGGCTCTGTCTATCATGAGTCTGGCGGGCTCGGTACTCATGGGTGTGCTGGGTCGGCAACAGCACGAGCAGGGGCTATCAGACCTGAACCTGAAATCGCTCCTGCTGGGCCAAACCGACATCGTCAGGGGGGCTTTGCCCGTGGGGCTGTCGGGCGTGGCCGGGTTGCTGGGGCTCGATGCCTTGCGTACACCCACCGGGGGGCCAACCGAGGTACAGGGCGCTGACCATTTTAGTGGAACCCCGCTCAATCCGAACATTCCGAAAAGTACCGATGGTGAACGCCAACGCGAAAACGTGCGGTGGCTGCGTTGGGCCATGTTTGCTCTGGCCGCTCTGGTCATCGCGTTGATTGTGCAAAAGTGCCGTGAGCCGCAAAACGGTGTCGATGGTGTGTACACCGATACCACGCGCCGGGCCGAACCCGACGCTGTAGAAGACACGACAGCCTCGACTCTGCAGAATATTGAAGATGCTAACGGGCAGACAAGCGACTCCACGGTACCCGGTGCGCTGGGTATCCGAACGCCTGTGCAACTACCGGGTGGTCGGCAAATTAACGTGGCCGAGAGGTCGTTCAACGCGAACCTGGCCGCGTTTATGGCGAGTAAAGATCGCTCAACTCCGCGGACGTTCCGGTTTGACAATCTGACGTTCGAGACCGGTTCTGCCCGAATTACAACGGACTCGCGCTCGAACCTCAACGATCTGATTCAGATCATGCAAGCCTACCCGACATTGTCGATCCGGGTAGAGGGACATACCGATAATACCGGCAACGGACAGACCAATCAAAAGCTGTCGCTCGACCGGGCCAATGCTGTTCGGGCGGCCTTGACCGAGGCTGGTATTGAGGCCACCCGAATTGTGACGCAGGGGTTTGGGTCAAGCAAGCCCGTTGCCAGTAACAACACCGAAGAGGGGCGCGGGCAAAACCGCCGAATCGACGTGATTGTAACAAAAGTGTAA
- a CDS encoding hemolysin family protein, with translation MLLLLGAFLALVLAGFFSAVETAYLSVNRVYFELHSKQGPLAEKLVSQFLKKPILFVGTTLVGNTLFLVLYAVLGVTALHPLLLQALPDQYDNPFVVIALETVILTVVFMPVADYLPKSLALIHPDAFLERLAVPLWVIYQAIAPIVRILVSTARLFNRYVLRQKQDEIRPVFGLTDLNQYLQQAHHRTSERTPTEDEVDVDTRIFNNAIEFRDVRVRDCLIPRREITAVEVDDSIDDLRRAFQDSGHSKILVYRESIDDVIGYCHALALFGKPATIESILTPIVTVPETMPAQDLLLRFTSERKSLALVVDEFGGTAGLITIEDIVEQIFGEIQDEFDTNEDWTERQIDENTYLLSARHEIAYLNEQYGWDIPEGDQPSARYDTLGGLILALNEDLPSVGERIEMSPFIFTVESMDGTRIDTVRVEVREE, from the coding sequence ATGCTCCTTCTCCTTGGTGCTTTTCTGGCATTAGTTTTGGCCGGCTTCTTCTCGGCCGTCGAAACGGCGTACCTATCCGTCAACCGGGTTTATTTTGAGTTGCACAGCAAGCAGGGGCCTCTGGCCGAAAAACTGGTGTCTCAGTTTCTCAAAAAGCCAATTCTGTTTGTGGGGACTACGCTGGTCGGCAATACGTTATTTCTGGTTTTATATGCCGTGCTGGGTGTCACGGCTCTGCATCCCCTACTCCTTCAGGCGCTCCCCGATCAGTACGACAACCCGTTTGTGGTCATTGCCCTCGAAACGGTAATTCTGACGGTGGTTTTCATGCCCGTTGCCGACTACCTGCCCAAGAGCCTCGCCCTGATTCACCCGGATGCCTTTCTCGAACGCCTGGCTGTGCCGCTTTGGGTCATTTATCAGGCCATTGCCCCCATTGTGCGCATACTGGTGAGTACGGCCCGCTTGTTTAACCGGTACGTGCTTCGGCAAAAACAAGACGAAATTCGCCCGGTTTTCGGTCTTACCGACCTGAACCAATATCTGCAACAGGCTCATCACCGAACCTCGGAGCGTACTCCCACCGAAGATGAGGTCGACGTAGATACCCGGATTTTCAATAATGCGATTGAGTTTCGGGATGTGCGGGTACGGGATTGCCTCATCCCACGTCGGGAAATAACGGCCGTTGAAGTCGACGATAGTATCGACGATCTGCGCCGGGCGTTTCAGGACAGCGGCCACTCCAAAATTCTGGTGTACCGCGAGAGTATCGACGATGTGATTGGGTATTGCCACGCGCTTGCCCTGTTTGGCAAGCCTGCCACTATCGAGAGCATACTGACGCCCATTGTCACCGTCCCCGAAACCATGCCCGCTCAGGATCTGCTCCTGCGGTTTACGAGCGAACGTAAAAGTCTTGCCCTGGTGGTGGATGAGTTTGGCGGAACGGCCGGTCTGATCACCATCGAAGATATTGTTGAGCAGATCTTCGGCGAAATTCAGGATGAGTTTGATACCAACGAGGACTGGACCGAACGCCAAATCGACGAAAATACCTACCTGCTGAGTGCCCGCCATGAGATTGCGTACCTCAATGAGCAGTACGGCTGGGATATTCCGGAAGGCGATCAGCCATCGGCCCGGTACGATACCCTCGGTGGCCTGATTCTGGCGCTTAACGAAGACCTCCCCTCAGTAGGCGAGCGCATCGAAATGTCCCCTTTCATATTCACCGTCGAGTCAATGGACGGCACCCGAATCGACACGGTACGGGTGGAAGTGCGGGAAGAGTAA
- a CDS encoding trypsin-like peptidase domain-containing protein produces MFVDAIERVEPFTRPLQSIIRLYGHSEVVPGSATLFFVNEDGCAITCKHVAELIVRADDIYKHYLNFQSDRRKLPRDRHYSEHLRLLEDRYKLQAESIVRLRNNFHGCVDRMQKIHIDMHPVYDLALIRFEGYTQTLYQSHAVFARDTSYIKPGRSLCRLGFPFPDFTNFRYNAQLDDIEWTESGRAESVRFPIDGIVTRLIADPDGTISGVEMSTPGLRGQSGGPLFDVRGLICGMQSATRHLHLGFDIEDREVLVNNRKTKVSNYPFLNVGLCVHADVIKRFLRDKGVRFYEA; encoded by the coding sequence ATGTTTGTTGACGCCATTGAGCGTGTCGAACCGTTTACCCGCCCGTTACAATCCATCATTCGGCTGTATGGACACAGCGAAGTGGTGCCCGGTAGCGCAACCCTTTTCTTTGTGAACGAAGATGGGTGTGCCATTACTTGTAAGCACGTTGCTGAGCTGATTGTGCGCGCCGACGATATCTACAAACACTACCTCAATTTCCAGTCGGACCGGCGCAAGTTGCCGCGCGACCGGCACTACTCCGAACACCTGCGCTTGCTGGAAGACCGCTACAAGCTACAGGCCGAGAGTATTGTTCGGCTGCGCAACAACTTTCACGGCTGTGTCGACCGAATGCAGAAGATTCATATCGATATGCACCCGGTGTACGACCTGGCCCTGATTCGGTTTGAGGGATACACCCAAACCCTGTACCAGTCGCACGCGGTATTTGCCAGAGACACGTCGTACATAAAACCCGGCCGAAGTTTGTGCCGGTTGGGCTTCCCGTTTCCCGACTTTACCAATTTCCGCTACAACGCCCAGCTCGACGATATTGAGTGGACCGAGAGCGGCCGGGCCGAATCGGTACGGTTTCCGATCGACGGGATTGTGACGCGCCTGATTGCCGACCCCGACGGCACCATTTCGGGGGTCGAAATGAGTACGCCCGGCCTGCGCGGACAAAGTGGAGGTCCACTTTTCGATGTGCGCGGGCTTATCTGCGGCATGCAGTCGGCAACCCGTCACCTGCACCTCGGTTTCGACATCGAAGACCGTGAGGTACTGGTTAATAACCGCAAAACGAAAGTCTCAAACTACCCTTTTCTGAACGTGGGACTGTGTGTCCATGCGGATGTCATCAAGCGGTTTTTGCGCGATAAGGGCGTACGATTTTATGAGGCTTAA
- a CDS encoding M20 family metallo-hydrolase produces the protein MISQTTSRQQALTESAISLLKQLIATPSFSREEDKTALLIEQFLTDQSIPFRRKKNNLWAYNQYFDPAKPTLLLNSHHDTVKPNPSWTLDPFEPLVQDEKLYGLGSNDAGGCLVSLLATFCYFYDRSDLQYNMVMAATAEEEISGREGLEMIVDDLPPISFAIVGEPTEMQLAVAEKGLLVIDCTAHGRSGHAARNEGENAIYKAIQDINWLTTYQFPKVSPTLGPIKMSVTIINAGTQHNVVPDACTFTVDIRVTEQYTLEEIIETIRQHISSEVKPRSIRLKPSSIPVEHPIVQAGLAMGRTTYGSPTTSDQALLNCPSLKCGPGHSGRSHTANEFIYLREIEQGVKGYIAMLEQVVSNG, from the coding sequence ATGATTAGCCAAACAACCTCCCGACAGCAAGCCCTGACCGAGTCAGCCATCTCGCTGCTCAAACAGCTGATTGCTACTCCTTCGTTTAGCCGGGAGGAAGACAAAACGGCCCTCCTGATCGAGCAGTTTCTGACTGATCAGTCAATTCCGTTTCGTCGGAAGAAAAATAACCTTTGGGCCTACAATCAGTATTTTGATCCGGCCAAACCAACGCTGCTGCTCAACTCCCATCACGATACCGTAAAGCCCAATCCGTCGTGGACACTCGACCCGTTTGAGCCGCTGGTACAGGATGAAAAACTGTACGGTCTGGGCTCCAATGATGCGGGTGGCTGTCTGGTGTCGTTGCTGGCTACCTTCTGCTATTTCTACGACCGCTCCGACCTGCAATACAACATGGTAATGGCTGCTACGGCCGAAGAAGAAATTTCGGGCCGAGAGGGGCTGGAAATGATTGTCGACGATCTGCCACCCATCAGCTTTGCCATTGTGGGTGAGCCTACCGAAATGCAATTGGCCGTTGCCGAAAAGGGGTTGCTTGTGATCGACTGCACGGCCCACGGCCGGTCGGGGCATGCCGCCCGTAACGAAGGCGAAAATGCCATTTACAAGGCCATTCAGGACATTAACTGGCTCACCACGTACCAGTTTCCGAAAGTGTCGCCCACGCTCGGCCCGATCAAGATGTCGGTAACGATTATCAATGCCGGTACGCAGCACAACGTAGTGCCCGATGCCTGTACGTTTACCGTCGACATCCGCGTGACGGAACAGTACACCCTCGAAGAAATCATTGAAACGATTCGGCAGCATATCAGCTCCGAGGTGAAACCCCGCTCAATCCGGCTGAAACCGTCGAGTATTCCGGTTGAGCACCCGATTGTACAGGCCGGGCTGGCTATGGGCCGAACCACCTACGGTTCACCCACCACTTCTGACCAGGCGCTGCTTAACTGCCCCTCGCTCAAGTGTGGCCCCGGTCATTCGGGACGGTCACACACGGCCAACGAGTTTATCTACCTGCGCGAAATTGAACAGGGCGTGAAGGGATACATCGCTATGTTGGAGCAGGTGGTGAGCAATGGCTAA
- a CDS encoding GMC oxidoreductase, whose translation MHIIAPPQTFDAIVVGSGVSGGYAAKELTEKGLRVLMLDRGKPLEHVTGYESAMKDPWEMPHRGKLTNEQIKAHPYLSRDTIFQEANAQYWINDTDSPYTETKRFDWFRPDIVGGKSIMWGRQTYRWSDLDFEANAKEGIAVDWPIRYKDIAPWYSYVEKFVGISGEKLNLPQLPDSDFMPAMQMNCLEKHVASAIKSTYKGERVMTIGRVANLTNAQKLHTGLGRASCQFRNLCSRGCPFGGYFSTQAATLPAAQKTGRLTLRPHSIVAEVLYDEQKGRAKGVRVIDSQTGESMEFYAKLVFVNGSTLGTTFVLLNSISKRFPNGLGNDSGVLGQNLMDHHFRVGASGTYDGFQDSYYYGRRANGIYVPRYRNIGNDKRDYLRGFGYQGRAARTRNEGAEGFGADMKEKMTQPGEWTMGLGGFGECLPYASNQVTLDRNKTDKWGLPTMVFNAEFRENEKKMQIDMMNDAAEMLEAAGLKNIRAYNNQSAPGMAIHEMGTARMGRDPKTSILNGWNQMHAVKNVFVTDGACMTSSSCVNPSLTYMALTARAVDYAVREMKKNNL comes from the coding sequence ATGCACATTATCGCTCCTCCCCAAACTTTCGACGCCATCGTGGTTGGCTCTGGCGTCAGTGGGGGCTATGCCGCCAAAGAACTCACCGAAAAAGGCCTGCGCGTGCTGATGCTCGACCGGGGCAAACCCCTCGAACACGTCACCGGCTACGAGTCGGCCATGAAAGACCCCTGGGAAATGCCGCACCGGGGTAAACTGACCAACGAGCAGATTAAGGCACACCCCTACCTGAGCCGCGACACCATTTTTCAGGAAGCCAACGCTCAATACTGGATCAACGATACTGACTCACCCTATACCGAAACCAAACGGTTCGATTGGTTCCGGCCCGACATTGTGGGGGGCAAGTCGATTATGTGGGGGCGGCAAACATACCGCTGGAGCGACCTCGACTTTGAGGCCAACGCCAAAGAAGGCATCGCCGTCGATTGGCCCATTCGCTACAAAGACATTGCCCCCTGGTACAGCTACGTGGAGAAATTTGTGGGGATCAGTGGTGAAAAACTGAACCTGCCCCAACTGCCCGACAGCGATTTTATGCCCGCGATGCAGATGAACTGCCTCGAAAAACACGTGGCCTCGGCCATAAAGTCCACCTACAAAGGTGAGCGGGTGATGACCATCGGGCGGGTAGCTAATCTGACCAATGCCCAAAAACTGCATACCGGCCTGGGCCGTGCCAGCTGCCAGTTCCGAAACCTGTGTAGCCGGGGCTGTCCCTTTGGCGGCTATTTCAGCACCCAGGCGGCTACGCTGCCCGCAGCCCAGAAAACAGGCCGACTGACGCTACGCCCCCACTCTATTGTGGCCGAAGTACTGTACGATGAGCAGAAGGGCCGGGCCAAAGGCGTGCGTGTGATTGACTCGCAAACGGGCGAAAGCATGGAGTTTTACGCTAAACTGGTGTTTGTCAACGGCTCTACGCTGGGAACTACCTTTGTTTTGCTCAACTCGATCTCGAAGCGGTTCCCCAACGGGCTCGGCAACGATAGCGGAGTGTTGGGCCAGAACCTGATGGACCACCACTTCCGGGTGGGCGCGTCGGGTACGTACGACGGCTTCCAGGACAGCTACTACTACGGTCGGCGGGCCAATGGCATCTATGTGCCGCGTTACCGCAACATCGGCAACGACAAACGGGATTATCTGCGCGGCTTTGGGTATCAGGGCCGGGCGGCCCGGACCCGCAACGAAGGGGCCGAAGGGTTTGGGGCCGATATGAAAGAGAAAATGACCCAGCCGGGCGAGTGGACCATGGGCCTTGGTGGCTTTGGCGAGTGCCTGCCCTACGCCAGCAACCAGGTCACGCTCGACCGCAACAAAACCGACAAATGGGGCTTGCCCACGATGGTTTTCAACGCTGAATTCCGCGAGAACGAGAAGAAAATGCAGATCGACATGATGAACGATGCTGCAGAAATGCTCGAAGCCGCCGGGCTCAAAAACATTCGGGCGTACAACAACCAAAGTGCGCCGGGAATGGCCATTCACGAAATGGGCACCGCCCGGATGGGACGCGACCCCAAAACGTCTATTCTGAACGGATGGAATCAGATGCACGCCGTCAAAAACGTGTTTGTGACCGACGGAGCCTGCATGACCTCATCGTCGTGCGTGAATCCCTCGCTCACCTACATGGCCCTGACCGCCCGCGCCGTCGACTACGCCGTTCGGGAAATGAAGAAAAATAACCTGTAG